CGCCCCGTACCCACCCCGAACCGCATGTACCCGCCCCAACCCGCGGGTCCATGActcgtttgcccacccctaattatGCATGTCCGTTctcttttctaattttttttaattttctttttttatatttactcTAACTTTTATTTTGAACAATACTGTAACTTTTTTAATttcagtgtttttttttatatttgttttttacaCATGTGGtaaagatgattttttttttagtttgtgttCTTAAATTGCCCACTACAACGTATCAGTTTGTGAGGGTTAAGCACgttcatgtttttctttttttttctttcaagtttTTTGTTATCATTCCaacattattttaaattttcttatgtttaatttttactgtaacttttaaattttaggtttttgtATTTACATTCGTTTTTTACAtatatagtaaaaaaaaattatttgtgttTTTCCATTAAAGttttcatatttgttttttttttttatattcttttttttacatatatagtaaattttttttaccaatttGTCCTAGTTTCTCAAAGTCTcagtaatcctaacatatctttaattaaaaaaaaaaaaaaatatttctcactgccacattctctatcactttcttcctttctcattctatttcaaaaacaaaaataaaaaattttctcacacactttgtgtgtgcccatatgctagtctATATAGATAAAACTGGTGGGAGAATCATCGTAGCTGAGTCCATGTTCAAACTTCAAATACTAGTtgaactttatatatataatttttttttacaacaagACTAGTTGAACTTAACTCTAAGACCTCATGTGCTGGCGGACCCAATTTGGCGACTCTGTTTTCATTCCTGCGTGTGAAGTTTTCGAGTTAAAATCTCTTCCattgttaaaaagaaaaatatcactgTAACAATAACTAATCGGCATGAAACACAACTTTAAGACACTATCCATCTTCTTTTGGGTGATGTTGAATCCTAAACACTTAGTTTCTACTTTTTAAGGGATGTTTGAAATAAAATTGATAATTGTTGATTAgaaagtataaaaaaaagctaaatCCAAGTCATGGATGACTCCGAAGGGGGAGCAACCGATGCAATTGCAAGAGCGCCCCACCCCTCACACCAAATATACCACATGAATTTTCAAACTATATAAAACTTAATTTGAAAGCACACCAAGCTTCATGTCTTTTTGGATATGGTCAATGTTTGAAAAGTCTACATTCCAAAGGCTCAAAATTAAATGAATCTTCGGTGTGATTTCTTAGACCAAATAAACTCAAAACAAATGCCCCTTGCTGTTATCGTTTGGACCAAATAAACTCAAAACAAATGCCCCTTGCTGTTATCGTTTGGACCAAATAAACTCAAAATTATTCCCTTTGCTGTTAGGGTTTTGTCTGCAGGCCCTCCTTCAAGTGTTTGTTCTCAATTATGCATGTATAAAAGGGAATTTGCACAAATGGTTCTTACAACATGTATACTACTTAGACAAAAACGACACAAAACATATTTTTCAACGACAATAAAATTAGTGTATCTTAATGTCAAATTTTAAGTACCGTACTCTAAGTAAATGACAAAAATGCAATTGAAAAACAGTACTCGTGAAGTTCAGGTGTTAGACAAAAATGACACAAAACATAATTTTCAACGACAATAAAATTAGTGTATCTTAATGTCAAATTTCAAGTACCGTACTCTAAGTAAATGACAAAAATGCAATTGAAAAACAATACTCGTGAAGTTCAGGTGTCAAATGTTCCCTAGGAGGGAGGACACCCGACGCCCgatcaaacaaaaaatttggGTGTCAAATTAGCATATTGTCAGCGACGAGAATGCTATTGAAAAGGGACCGTCTTGAAGCTTGAGTGCCAAATTGCAATACAATATGAAGTTTGGGGATAATTATAAAAACATTTAATTTAAGTGGTAATTGCACGAAACCAAAAAGTCCATGTACTATTGtgcaaaatattataaaaaagagaaaaagaaagaaaaatcggATGGTGGGGGACAAGAAGAAGCGCTTAGCAGGTTGAACAGTCCAAAAGAGCAGCTGGAGTCGACACGTGTCGGTAATTAGCGATGTTGACTCGGCGGAGCCACcggagagagaaaatgttttcttcctcacaaatcaCAATATTgacgaaaaacaaaaacaaaaatctaaaaattCCAAAATCTGCAATTTCACTTGCATTTGCATTtgcatttcatttcatttcgcAGCGAGCGGGAGAGACTCTCTCCattccttcttcacataaataaaatacaaatttcGATTTAATTTCCAGATTTTTtgacctttttaattttttttctgtttaaacaaataaaacaaacacGGTGCGAGGAATGATAGAAGAGGGGTCGAAACTCGACCGCTCGCCTCTAAAACGACTCGTTTCGCTCCCCGCCTCGAGATCGCTCCGCCGGCGCTGAGTTCGCGCGCATcggtttatttttatttatttttggatcTGTAGGAATCGGAATTGGCGATTGGATCTGAGGGCGGCGGTGTTAGTGGTGGTGAAGCGAAGCGATGCCGTCTCATTCGGATCTGGACCGTCAGATCGAGCATCTGATGGAGTGCAAGACGTTGCCGGAGGCGGAGGTGAAGACGCTGTGCGAGCAGGCGAGGGCGATCCTGGTGGAGGAGTGGAACGTGCAGCCGGTGAAGTGCCCCGTGACGGTGTGCGGGGATATACACGGCCAGTTTTACGACCTCATTGAGCTGTTTCGGATAGGAGGGAACGCTCCCGATACTAATTACTGTTTTATGGGTGATTATGTAGGtcagtttcttttttctttttctttccttttctgcttttttttccttcttttcttttgggttttcaTTCGTTTACCGTTTTTGGgatttatttgttaatttatggAAATGAATGAGGCTCTGGATTTGATTTCTGTTTGACTTGCGAATAATCCTGTTTGTATATTTGAAATCACATGCTATGATCCGGTTGTTTTCTTGGATTAATGAGAAAAGGATTAAATTTTATGTGATATTTTGTTGTGGCCTCGATCAATCTTACCGTAATTGTTATCGGGGAATTGGTTGGAATGTCAAGAATGATTTTCCGTAAATGGGGAAAAAATAATTATGCTGAGCTATATGCGTTGTGTTGTTTAGGTTAATTGATGGGTTGACATTGTTTTAGAAAGTGGAACGCCTCAGTTTGGAATTTTACATGTACATATGTGCCAGTGTTTTCTTAATATCATGTTGCACAAATGCAGATCGTGGGTACTATTCCGTGGAGACTGTCACGCTTCTGGTCGCCCTCAAAGTCCGTTATAGAGATAGAATTACAATCCTCAGAGGAAATCACGAGAGTCGGCAAATTACTCAAGTGTAAGAATGTTTATTCTATTTCATGTCTGTTGCTCTTAGTCTGGCAGTTTTGTTATAGCAATCCAAGTATGTGGGCTGTGTCTAAATTTTCACTGTGTTGTTTTGCTGATTGACTctaaatgttttacaaaagattagtgtagataatgcTCGGAAATGCCATGTTAGCTTGAAggctttttctcctttttccttGGCTTAGTCTCTTGacagattttattatttaagcgATGTAGATACTTGCTTTCGTAGTTAGATATAGTATATAGTATGCTTTTGTGGGACTGTACACTCCAGAAAAAAATCATGTTTTTATAATTCTGTGGTCCCTAGAATATATTTCCATGTTCCCTGGGGTATCCAAATGACAGCAGAATATATAAGGTATAGCCCTTCAAGGCTCCCACATCATGTTCCTATCGTTAAAGGCTCCTGCGTTATGGTAACATTTTCTTAAATATTGACATGTCAAATCCGTCCACTGTACTTTATATGGCTGCAGTGGATGGGGTTCCATTGATACTGGAACCAGCGCTATTTACAAATTACTTGTTGATGTGGCTGCATGGAAAAATAAAGCCGAGAGTTGAATCAGCTTAATTCCATTAACTTTTGAAAGATTTGTTGATTGAcagagagattttttttcttctctttattggATCCTAGTTTTATTCATTTGTGTCCCTTTTCCAGGTATGGTTTTTATGACGAATGCTTGAGAAAGTATGGGAATGCCAATGTCTGGAAGTTCTTTACCGATTTATTTGATTATCTTCCCCTTACAGCCCTCATTGAGAGTCAGGTTAAGTTACTTGTTTTGCTGGCAGTTTGATGAACTTCTTCAAGACATGTTGGTTGCAGTAGTTTCTGACAGCTTCTGGTATATCTTGTAGGTCTTCTGTTTGCATGGGGGTCTTTCACCATCTTTGGACACTTTGGACAATATTCGAGCTTTGGACCGTATACAGGAGGTATGCATGCGTTATATGCTTCAATTCAGTTACAAATATGGGCGCATGGTTTTGCATCGTATAAGCTTGTTTTGGTTATTTTTACATCATAACATGTTTCTGCATGAGCAGGTTCCGCATGAAGGACCAATGTGCGATCTCTTGTGGTCTGACCCAGATGACCGCTGTGGGTGGGGAATATCTCCACGTGGTGCTGGTTACACATTCGGGCAGGATATAGCCGCTCAGTTTAACCATACCAATGGACTCAGTCTCATTTCAAGAGCCCATCAGCTTGTCATGGAAGGATACAATTGGTGCCAGGTGCGCGAACCCGATTGGAAATAGAAGCTTGTTCTCTATTCCTCATTTTGCATCATTTTTAGCTGTATTTCAACTTTCATCGTAAATTTGTCTTTCAGGAGAAGAATGTGGTGACTGTTTTTAGCGCTCCAAACTATTGTTATCGGTGCGGGAACATGGCTGCAATTTTGGAAATTGGGGAGAACATGGAACAGAATTTTCTGCAGTTTGATCCCGCACCTCGTCAAATTGAACCTGACAACACACGCAAGACTCCGGactattttttgtaatttcaatttcttacagGCTGTTTGTAATCCAtgttttctgccatgtttagaTGCGTCGTTAAGGAGTTGTGTTGTTTAAGTTTGAGGGTTATTGTCAACATGATTCTTTTGTTTGGAGTTTTTGGTCCACACCGCTGCTGCTTTGTTGATTTTCTGAAGAACCTCGTTAGGAGAACTGACAATGGTCACCGATGGCCTGTGGCCGTTGTCTTGTATATTTTTCGGAAGGAAACGTCAATAACACAGTATATCTTGTTCTGGAATTTTGCAACCTCAACGTAGAAAagcttgtttggatgtgcttttaaaatgattgaaaacgtttttggtgaaaatatttttggaaccaaaattttttttctttctaaatacgtttttaatcattttaaaaacagaTTCAAATGAATGCACGTTTTAAGGCAAGAAATTGCTATGAGCCATTTGGTTGCTGCATTTGCTCGCATTGAACCGAAAAATAACTTATATTGAACTGCATGGTAATGTAGgaatttttttacatttctttCGCACAAGTGTCTTTTGCAATACAATCCTAACGGAAGAATAATAAGCTGTGTGATAAATATTGCAGAACAGATGAAAAGAACACTAAAAGGATCCTTTTAACGCGAGAAATAGTATGCAGCAGATGGTACAGTTCGAGTGAGCTTCCGATGTGGCATCGAATCTCCATTTAAAACCTGGAGTTGTTCTGAATTCGTACAAATCCTGCAGTTGAAGTAGTCTGCTTTCTTCTGAAGTATACTAATGAACCGCTGATGAGCAACAAGAACAGCACGATCACCTGTTCCAGTAGTTCATAACACCATACATTAACATGGACAAAAAAATATAGCCGAACTAGCATTTCAAGGATACAAGCCACAGTTAGTTTCCGTTCTCAATACCCTTCGATTAACTTGTTTGATCAAGCATATTGCGACAACCACCGGGCTCATTTTTCATATCGGATATAAACAAGCAAAAAGGAGGGTACCAAAACGTATTATCAAAAGATATAAGCATACCTCGAAACCAAGCACCGACAACTTCTCTTCATTAACTGCTGGTATACAGCTTCTATATGTAATGTAAGCCTGTGGCTCTTGTGTGGATGAATCATCAAGTAAACTTCTATGCTTTACATAAGTACCAAGGTCGTCTGCTTTATCCGATTCTTCAATGTTGTGGGAGATCTCCAGAGCAGATCGACTCTTTTGAGCACCTTTCATTTTAGCTTCCTTTGAGCCATGTTTCATTTCAACACATTTCAAGGGGATGCGATACCCAGTCTCACTGCAGCGATACTTCTCGTCTTTCTACAGAAGAAACAAATAATTACAACCGTACAAGGCAAAGGAATCAGAAACATGCGAGAACACATAAAGCCAACACAAAATTCAATCTTCAAAAGTGAACGACATGCAGCAATGATTCATATAATCATATGATATACACGGTTAATTTTCAGACCACCATTATTTCAAATCATTGCATTACAGCTACAGCTGCTTCTAACAATCTACGAAAGGCAAATAAAGCAAATGAATTGCGCTAATGTGGTCCACATATGTGAGGGCAGTTCACTATCTCATATAACCTCATTTGGTTATATCTAATGAAATCCTAAAATACCATAATTCATAGCAGAACGAGTTAAAAATATTGCTTATCGGGGCTCGTTCGAACCCAACATAAACCACAATGGAAGTGCTTCAAATTCCATTCAGTATCAATCCAGTGTGTTCAATTATCAATCCTGATTTGCACTACTGTTACTCAAGTGTAGATctaaatcaaaccaaaccattttGTCCAATACTTTTCTCAATTTCACGAAAAATTGGCGACCAGGGAATGTCCCGCGACAAAAATCCAAACTTGAAGCATAAGCTAAACTAGACCAAacaattcttttcaaatttgttCTTAATTCGAGGAAAACTTCCGAACACCAAACATTCCACAACAAAATCCAGAAACTCAAATCATATCCAAATAACCTCAAACAATAGTTGAATGCTCAAGATATTCTACTACACACCAGGATCACAAGGTACATCAGAATACGATTGAGAAACAATCAATTGGCCGAAATGCAATCATAAAAAACGAAATATAAAACGATCAAAAAGCACAAGATTAAAAACCTTTTCGGGGTAAAGGCAAGGAACGCAAGGGCCAGCCGGAGAGCATTCGTAGGTGGCGTTGCTTCCGTGAGGAGTTTCTTTCAGACTCAGCAGCGCCCTCCGCCCAATCCCTCCTCCGCTTTCTTCGCTTCCGATCCTGAAATACCAAACCCAACAAAAACAATTGTTGAAAATTCAACTGCCCCACTTAATCGCATATCAAATATTCGCaagcatacatatatatatacacatatatatgtatagatTCCAGGGTTAGGGCTTACGTGGCGTGGGCTAGAGAGAGCAGATTGAAAGCTATGGAGAAGAGCAGTAGGAGAAAGAGTGATGAATCTGAAGGCATAattgctttctctctcttcgcctctttctttctcttctatTCTCTTCTGCAAAATCGGGagcttcataattttttttatttccctgGATGACCCTGAAGTTCTTTGATATTATAAAATTGGCCCCCGTATTTCACAGTATTTCACAGACTGGTTTATGGGCTTTTGTAACTGGGCCGTTGTTTGATGAGACGAGGACATATGGTTTACATTTGGGCCCTAATAGTAATGCTCATGAGTCATGAGTTCATAACTGCAGCCCACCCATTCGCAGTTGAATCTTGAGTGACTGGGACTTTTCCCACAAATTACGGTTTTGTTTACACAAACTTGGGCGAGGAGGAAGAAGGTTGCCGGATATGAAGTTGGGTGGCCGACGGCTGTtaggttttctggttttttattttattttattttaattttacagTTGACACTGTTAGATAGGAGAAATGCTGAGGGCTTTTTTTAAAGTGGGACTCCTTATAAATTTTTTGTAACCTCATAGTTTAACATCAATTCACGTGCTAACATTATCAAACATTGTGCAAAAAATATGAGGTGTCAAAGAGTttcacttttgagagagtcAGCTTAGCATTTCTCCTTAAACTATGATTGACACGAATATATAAATTCCTATTTTCAATAGTGGGGTGTGGTGTTTGGGGTGGAGAGGTAACAATGGTGGTACAATCTTAAAAACGAATGAGGGTATTACATGAATTGAAAATATCCATTAAAGATTCAACTCCCTTTTTTATTAAAGCAGCTTTTAATATAAAAAGCAGTGTAAAAGAATTTGGTACATTttaatataattgtatatagtaACAAAAAATGGACATGGTTGTGGGGTGGTGGCGATGACCGTAGTGGCAAGGGCAGTAGTGGTGATGGTGGCGACAAGGGTGATGCTAGCAACAAAAGTGGGGGGTATGGTGGTGGTGCCAATAGTGGGGTGTAGAGGTAACAATGGTGGTAAATGAGGCGATTCTCTTGTCAATGGTGGTGACTGTAGTTATGGTGGTGATGACGGCGGTGGTGGCGATTATGATGGTGGTGTTAATGGCAGTGGTGGTGTAAGGTTAGTGTTTGTAATAATAGGTGGTCACAGTCACTTTGTTCTCCAATGGATAAAGTGAATTGAAGGTTAAACAATGTAAACTTATAAAAACTAATGAGTTACATGAATTGAATATCTATTAAATATTCAACTCTGTTTTTTCTCATAGCAGCTTTTAAAAGTAACATACAGTCTACttttaaatactttttttaATTGCTTAACTTTAAAGTAAAGCTGTTTTcaacccccaaaaaaaaaaaagcaatacaAAACGAAGCTTAAATGGTACGAGAAATGATTagctgaaattaaaaataagaagATCCAACATTTATAGAAATGAAATATAATGACTAAAAAACTCATAACATTGAGTACTAGGTAATGTTCAAAGCACACCTCATATAGATTGAAGGCAATGACATAGTGGGTGGAATTGACAGAGTGGGGTTGGGACCATGACCATGTGGGTCAAAATTTACGAGGTGTACAAAATACAAAGTAGCAAATGAATAAAGGCCCATAATGTCACAACACGGACATTCAATTTTAATAAAAGCTTTTAAGTATATGAAACCACTAAAAGATAGATCATAAATAATGGAAAATGATTCTCgtcggatttttttttaagggattatattcacacactccAAATTACTTCTTTCatatctttttaaatttttaatattttctatacATCACAaacacttgatagaaaaatattaaaaaattaaaaaggtgtgggagaaaTAATTTGAGGTGTGTGAATTTCTCCCTCTTTTCTTAGGGATCCTAAGGATCCCGTAAtagtgtccgttcatcgtacatcgtaaggtcagaaattatttaaaatttaaaatttaaaattcaaatataaatagtacttaacgaaaactgaccacacgatatacgatgaacggacacgattacGGAATCCTTAAATAATTACATTTATATGATTCAGTAGTAGCAgttggtgatgatgatgaagaagaagttaGAAGAAGATTCTTATGTCTTTTCAGATTTCAGTGCTAAACTTTTAATGCTGTCACGAGAAGACCATGTTTTTGACATGACCTTAAACTACTTTTTGAGTTTTCACTTTCTTCTTTATGGCGTGGACAGAAAAATCGTTAGTGGTTGGGATCATCAACCGAAGGTGTAAGTAGCGCTCCAAAATAGTCATCATGTAATTTCTCGGAAGATGATTCTTTTGGAGTGTCGGCCTGCAGGTAAGATTTTATATGACACAAGAAGATTGTCACCGTCGCACTAACATAATGCTACATGAAGAGAAAGTTACGCACGACATTAAGAGAAAGTTACGCACGACATTGTATCTTTGTAAGTGGGCGTCACAGCGGCAATGTTCCCGTGCCATGGAGAGAGAAATTTCTCTCCAGAAGGTGAGTTCTTTGCTGGATTTGAGAACCTACTTAGACAACAAGTTAATGGGAAACCCTAGAGGTACCATAATGGGCAGTATTTTGGTTAACCAGAAGATTCACCGAAAGAAAAGTTGAACATCTGTGAATACGAACACACAAGACATACATGGTGAATAAATTTAATAGCTAATTTCAAGCATTTTCTGGCAAGGGAAACTTACAACGAAGATTCTGAAGGAGCATTTTCAAGAAACGAAAACAGAGAATTTGTGGATTACATAAACGTTACAATGCATAATGCTTGTTTATGATACAGAATGATTCAACGAGATGAGCATTACAACAGCGAAATCATGTCCTAGCGGAAACCATACCAATTACAGAACACGCCTTTCGTAAGCAGACACTGAAGAATGTTGCATTATCTTGCGCTTTGGAACTCTCCCTGCGCGAGTATTTCTTTAAAATCAGGATTCGGGAACAGGTTTGCCATAGACTAACGGAAATTCATCATACTGTTCGGAGAAACCGTGTTTCTCAGCAAAACTCTTCAGTGACTCGTAAACCTGGTACATGGAAGGCCTATCCTTTGGCCTAGAAACAACACAAGTACAAGCAACCCTCATAAACTGCAAAATTTCATCATCGTGACCTTTCCCAGATAAGACATTGTCAATGGCATCCATGCTTCGACCAGTGTTTGATAAATGATTCACCCAATCCACCAAGTTCCCCTTGAATCCTTCCAATACATTACTGATTTCAAGCGGCTTCTGTCCAGTCACCAATTCCAAAAGAACAACCCCAAAACCATACACATCCCCTTTCAACGATGCCACCATCGTGCTCGCGTACTCAGGAGCCACATAACCAAACTCTCCCAAATCCCCATTTACAAACGAACTGTCATTGGAGTCACGAGAAGCCACCAGCCTTGCCAGCCCAAAATCCGTTATGCGAGCTTCAAAATCATAGTCGAGAAGAATCACATTCGAGCTAATGTTCTGATGCATATAAGGCGGCTGACACGCATGGTGAAGCCAGGCAAGTCCTCTAGCAGCACCTACACCAATCCTTAGCCGAGTCGGCCAATCCAAAAAACCATACTGGCTATTCACATTACCACTTCCATGTAACTGGGAGTGTAATGTGCCATTGTACATGTGCTTATACACCAAAAGCTTCTCTTCCTCCAAACCACAAAACCCCAGCAAAGGCACCAAATTCGGATGCCTAACCTGCCCCAACCTATTCATCTCCAACCTAAACTGTTTCTCACCAAGCTTACACGCATTGAGCCGCTTAATCGCCATTGCCGACCCATCAGGTAGCACAGCCTTGTACGAAACACCGGTCCTCGTAGAAATGACAATGTTTTGGGGGTCGAAACTGTTGGTGGCGGCCAACAAATCTGCCAACCGGACTTTCACAATGGGTTTTTGAAACAGAGACACCTGAACAGCCTTGTGAGACCTCAATAACCCAACCCAGCTACCCTCACTCTTATCACCACCGCCAAAACTGTCACCAAAGCTTCGCTTTTTCCGACCCGCCCTGACGAAAAACCACCACCAAATGCCCAATCCCAAGATCAGAGACCCGGCAGCACTAATAGCACCGGCGGCGATGATAATGCCAAGGCTTTTGCTGCTCAATCCACCGCATTTCGACCCCAGAGGCTTCCCACAAAGCCCGTCGTTCCCATCAAAATCATCCTTCTCAAAATTCGACAGGTCCAGCGGAATCGTGCCGGTTAAATCGTTATTAGCGACGGACAATTTCTTCAGCCTATCGAGCCGGCCGAGCTCGTATGGCAAAGAACCGGAGAGGCGATTGTCGTTCAAAATTAGAGTGTTGAGGAACTTACAGTTGGCGATCTCCGGCGGGATCGAACCGGAGAGAGAGTTGCCAGAAAGATCTAGGGTTACGAGGTAAGGAAGCCAGTTGCAGATTTGGGGAGGAATCGAACCGGAGAGAGAGTTACCGGAGAGATCCAAGCTCTGGAGGCTGTGGCAGAACTTGAGAGACTCCGGGAGCTTGCCGGCGAGCTCCATTGACGGGAGCTGGAGGCTGATGAGGCGATTCTCCTTCTCGTTCCAGCAGGTAACGCCGACCAGCTTGCAGATGGAGGCCACCGACCTGTTGGCAAGGTCCCATTGGCTCAGCCGCCCTTCTGGATCGGTGAGCGAGGACTTGACGCCCTGGAGGCATGCGACGTCGTCTTCTATGGAGTAGCAGGGGAGGAGGGAGTTGAAGAGCAAGAGTGAGACTATGACCAAAATGACCTTCATGGTTGTTGGAAATTGCGATTGGTGTTGGGTATTTTCGGGTGAATTGTGGGCGGTGGGATTTAGGGCTGTGGATGTGGCGGCGGCGATGATGGCGACGGTGGAGGTTGGGGTAGATGGGAATGGGAATCCATTTGACAGTGGGTCTTCAGTCTTTAGCCTTGAGAAGGACCAGCCTTTTGGAGCTTTTTGAATGCCACCTGATATCTGGGCATTTTATGGGGTTATGGTGTCGTTTTATAGCACTCTTTTGACATAGACACATCGTAAAGGTGTCGTCTAATATAATAATCTTTGTTCACATGACACTATTTTATTAACATAGAATATTACGTAACAATGTATCAGTATCATCTAAATTGTTATTCTTGTAGTGTAGGCATTGTCGTACTGTCACGTGTTGTTATTAATGTAACAATGTACTAGTATCATCTAAATTGTTATTCTTTTAGTGTAGGCATTGCCGTGCCGTCATGTGTTGTTATTAATGAATCATCTTATTACATGTATATCTAATTACTAATGTAATACATAAAATAGAGCGTCAAAATGCTAGTGTTCCAAAACTAATCACAAATCGTCCTGTGTTAATTTCTCGTATAACTTACATAACTAGTTTAAGAAACGATAATATTACGACTATTGTTTCATTTAAATCTTTCTCGTGATATTTCAATTATATGACTAATTTGAAAGTA
The nucleotide sequence above comes from Malus sylvestris chromosome 16, drMalSylv7.2, whole genome shotgun sequence. Encoded proteins:
- the LOC126608735 gene encoding probable inactive receptor kinase At1g27190; translation: MKVILVIVSLLLFNSLLPCYSIEDDVACLQGVKSSLTDPEGRLSQWDLANRSVASICKLVGVTCWNEKENRLISLQLPSMELAGKLPESLKFCHSLQSLDLSGNSLSGSIPPQICNWLPYLVTLDLSGNSLSGSIPPEIANCKFLNTLILNDNRLSGSLPYELGRLDRLKKLSVANNDLTGTIPLDLSNFEKDDFDGNDGLCGKPLGSKCGGLSSKSLGIIIAAGAISAAGSLILGLGIWWWFFVRAGRKKRSFGDSFGGGDKSEGSWVGLLRSHKAVQVSLFQKPIVKVRLADLLAATNSFDPQNIVISTRTGVSYKAVLPDGSAMAIKRLNACKLGEKQFRLEMNRLGQVRHPNLVPLLGFCGLEEEKLLVYKHMYNGTLHSQLHGSGNVNSQYGFLDWPTRLRIGVGAARGLAWLHHACQPPYMHQNISSNVILLDYDFEARITDFGLARLVASRDSNDSSFVNGDLGEFGYVAPEYASTMVASLKGDVYGFGVVLLELVTGQKPLEISNVLEGFKGNLVDWVNHLSNTGRSMDAIDNVLSGKGHDDEILQFMRVACTCVVSRPKDRPSMYQVYESLKSFAEKHGFSEQYDEFPLVYGKPVPES
- the LOC126607840 gene encoding serine/threonine-protein phosphatase PP2A catalytic subunit-like; its protein translation is MPSHSDLDRQIEHLMECKTLPEAEVKTLCEQARAILVEEWNVQPVKCPVTVCGDIHGQFYDLIELFRIGGNAPDTNYCFMGDYVDRGYYSVETVTLLVALKVRYRDRITILRGNHESRQITQVYGFYDECLRKYGNANVWKFFTDLFDYLPLTALIESQVFCLHGGLSPSLDTLDNIRALDRIQEVPHEGPMCDLLWSDPDDRCGWGISPRGAGYTFGQDIAAQFNHTNGLSLISRAHQLVMEGYNWCQEKNVVTVFSAPNYCYRCGNMAAILEIGENMEQNFLQFDPAPRQIEPDNTRKTPDYFL
- the LOC126607841 gene encoding uncharacterized protein LOC126607841, with product MPSDSSLFLLLLFSIAFNLLSLAHATIGSEESGGGIGRRALLSLKETPHGSNATYECSPAGPCVPCLYPEKKDEKYRCSETGYRIPLKCVEMKHGSKEAKMKGAQKSRSALEISHNIEESDKADDLGTYVKHRSLLDDSSTQEPQAYITYRSCIPAVNEEKLSVLGFEVIVLFLLLISGSLVYFRRKQTTSTAGFVRIQNNSRF